One part of the Luteolibacter flavescens genome encodes these proteins:
- a CDS encoding YceI family protein, whose amino-acid sequence MRIPQLTPATLAGLLNGIRPPVVIDVRLDDDFRCCKIPGALNNCVFEVAFTERMPAVAPDLSAPVCLYGAGDGSMESRMAAEKLLRLGYTSVQELSGGIAGWRDASMPVEESPAAPAPVLFDGRYRIDLAESRIQWTGRNLLNHHTGRIGLKSGEIIIEDGRLAGGSFVIAMTDITCHDLAGNTLHDVLIRHLCDHDFFDTGLYPEARFEITGSEPMEGAGAGAPNLHVHGQLTLKDTTAPLDFLASAGVTPDGKAAAQATLAFDRTLWKVLYGSGKWFHHLGGHLVNDMIELQLRIVAE is encoded by the coding sequence ATGAGAATCCCGCAACTCACACCGGCCACGCTGGCCGGACTCCTGAATGGCATCCGTCCGCCAGTGGTGATCGATGTTCGTCTCGATGACGACTTCCGCTGCTGCAAGATCCCGGGCGCGCTGAACAACTGCGTCTTCGAAGTCGCCTTCACCGAACGCATGCCCGCGGTGGCACCGGACCTCTCCGCGCCGGTCTGCCTCTATGGCGCGGGAGACGGGAGCATGGAAAGCCGCATGGCTGCGGAGAAGCTGCTCCGCCTCGGCTATACTTCCGTGCAGGAATTGAGCGGAGGGATCGCGGGATGGCGTGACGCCAGCATGCCGGTCGAGGAGAGCCCCGCGGCACCGGCTCCGGTGCTTTTCGACGGACGCTATCGCATCGATCTCGCCGAGAGCCGCATCCAGTGGACCGGCCGCAATCTGCTCAATCATCACACCGGTCGCATCGGCCTGAAATCGGGCGAAATCATCATCGAGGATGGCCGCCTCGCCGGAGGGAGCTTCGTCATCGCCATGACGGACATCACTTGCCACGACCTCGCGGGAAACACCCTGCACGACGTGTTGATCCGTCACCTGTGCGACCACGATTTCTTCGATACCGGGCTGTATCCCGAGGCTCGCTTCGAGATCACCGGCTCGGAACCGATGGAGGGAGCCGGGGCCGGCGCGCCGAATCTTCACGTGCACGGACAGCTCACTCTGAAGGACACGACAGCACCGCTCGACTTCCTCGCCAGCGCCGGGGTCACACCCGACGGCAAGGCCGCGGCACAGGCGACGCTCGCCTTCGACCGCACGCTCTGGAAGGTGCTCTACGGCTCCGGCAAGTGGTTCCACCACCTCGGCGGCCATCTCGTGAACGACATGATCGAGCTGCAACTCCGCATCGTCGCGGAGTGA
- a CDS encoding response regulator: protein MDPEIHTVALVEDDELLRESLAEILAASPKWQLTGVYPDAESAIEGMSSVCPEVVLMDIQLPGRSGIACVAKLKELHPDAQVLMVTVYDNNDRIFNALSAGASGYLLKRDAPLKLLDSLDELLSGGSPMSGAIARKVVQHFQATPPSKNENHNLTPREKQILELLVKGGLYKEIAWDLGIGVETVRTHLHNIYAKLHVRTRTEAVVKYLGRNV, encoded by the coding sequence ATGGACCCCGAGATTCACACCGTCGCCCTCGTCGAGGACGATGAACTCCTGCGTGAAAGCCTGGCCGAGATCCTCGCCGCGTCGCCGAAGTGGCAACTCACAGGAGTTTATCCCGACGCCGAGTCCGCGATCGAGGGGATGTCCTCCGTTTGCCCGGAAGTCGTGCTGATGGATATCCAGCTCCCCGGTAGGTCCGGCATCGCCTGTGTGGCGAAGCTGAAGGAACTGCACCCCGACGCGCAGGTGCTGATGGTGACGGTCTATGACAACAACGACCGCATCTTCAACGCGCTCTCCGCCGGAGCCTCGGGCTACCTGCTGAAACGCGACGCCCCGCTGAAGCTGCTCGATTCGCTCGATGAGCTCCTTTCCGGTGGCTCGCCGATGTCCGGGGCGATCGCTCGAAAGGTGGTGCAGCACTTCCAGGCCACGCCACCCTCGAAGAACGAGAACCACAACCTGACCCCGCGCGAGAAGCAGATCCTGGAGCTGCTGGTGAAGGGCGGGCTCTACAAGGAAATCGCATGGGACCTCGGCATCGGCGTGGAGACCGTGCGCACCCACCTTCACAATATCTATGCGAAGCTCCACGTCCGCACCCGCACCGAGGCTGTGGTGAAGTATCTCGGCCGGAACGTCTGA